One window of Buchnera aphidicola (Rhopalosiphum padi) genomic DNA carries:
- the ispG gene encoding flavodoxin-dependent (E)-4-hydroxy-3-methylbut-2-enyl-diphosphate synthase, with protein sequence MNKYKNIKRRKSNRIYVGDVPIGNGAPISVQSMTNTQTTNIEETIKQIIKLKKVGVDIVRISIPTLEAAESFKIIKANVEVPLIADIHFDYRLAIKSIKYGADCLRINPGNIGNKRRISEIVDCAKDKNIPIRIGVNAGSLENDILKKYKSPIPEALVESAIRHIEYLDALNFNQFKVSIKTSDVFSGVKANKILAKKITQPIHIGITESGALRNGIVKSSIGIASMLLAGIGDTLRISLAADPVEEVKVGYDILKTLGIRFRGVNFIACPTCSRQEFDVINVVNQLEKNLEDLSTPMDVSIIGCIVNGIGEAKVSTLGIVGGSKKSALYKDGIRQKNKLKNEEIVKELEIQIRKKAKFLDKLKKNNI encoded by the coding sequence ATGAATAAATATAAAAATATTAAAAGAAGAAAATCTAATCGTATTTATGTTGGTGATGTTCCTATTGGGAATGGAGCACCTATTTCTGTACAGTCAATGACTAATACTCAAACTACAAATATAGAAGAAACAATAAAACAAATTATAAAATTAAAAAAAGTAGGAGTTGATATTGTTCGAATTTCTATTCCTACCTTAGAAGCTGCTGAATCATTTAAAATAATTAAAGCAAATGTAGAGGTTCCGTTAATTGCAGACATACATTTTGATTATAGATTAGCTATTAAATCAATAAAATATGGAGCTGATTGTTTAAGAATCAATCCAGGCAATATCGGTAATAAAAGAAGAATATCAGAGATAGTTGATTGTGCAAAAGATAAAAATATACCTATTAGAATTGGTGTTAATGCAGGTTCATTAGAAAATGATATATTAAAAAAATATAAATCACCTATTCCTGAAGCTTTAGTAGAATCAGCCATCAGGCATATTGAATATTTAGATGCTTTAAACTTTAATCAATTTAAAGTTAGTATAAAAACATCAGATGTTTTTTCAGGAGTGAAAGCAAATAAAATTTTAGCAAAAAAAATTACACAACCAATACATATTGGAATAACAGAATCAGGAGCTTTGCGCAATGGAATAGTTAAATCTTCTATTGGAATTGCTTCTATGTTATTAGCTGGTATTGGTGATACTTTAAGAATTTCACTTGCTGCAGATCCAGTGGAAGAAGTAAAAGTAGGATATGATATTCTCAAAACGTTAGGAATTAGATTTAGAGGTGTTAATTTTATTGCATGCCCAACTTGTTCTAGACAAGAATTTGATGTAATTAATGTAGTCAATCAATTAGAAAAAAATTTAGAAGATCTTTCCACTCCTATGGATGTTTCTATTATTGGTTGTATTGTTAATGGAATCGGAGAAGCTAAAGTATCTACATTAGGAATTGTTGGAGGATCTAAAAAAAGTGCGTTATATAAAGACGGTATACGTCAAAAAAATAAATTAAAAAACGAAGAAATTGTTAAAGAACTTGAGATTCAAATTCGTAAAAAAGCAAAATTTTTAGACAAATTAAAAAAAAATAACATTTAA
- the glyA gene encoding serine hydroxymethyltransferase, which yields MFNKKIEFSKYDPELWKAINQERKRQENHIELIASENYTSNYVMYAQGSQLTNKYAEGYPEKRYYGGCEYVDIVEKLAINRAKKLFNADYANVQPHSGSQANFAVYTALLNPGDTILGMKLSHGGHLTHGSSVNFSGKIYNVIGYGVDKNGEIDYQEMLKLAKKYKPKMIIGGFSAYSGVCNWSKMRNIADEINAYFVVDIAHIAGLIAANLYPNPIDYAHVVTSTTHKTLAGPRGGLILAKNGTDEFYKKINLSVFPGAQGGPLMHVIAAKAIAFKEALEPSFKIYQKQVIKNAKIMVQSFLKKDYQIVSGNTSNHLFLVDLTNKEITGQEADIALGKCNITVNKNTVPNDLRSPFITSGIRIGTPAVTKRGFKENEILQVSDWIIHILNNIKNKNSFINIKNEVLELCSKYPVYI from the coding sequence ATGTTTAATAAAAAAATAGAATTTTCAAAATATGATCCAGAATTATGGAAAGCTATTAATCAAGAAAGAAAAAGACAAGAAAATCATATAGAATTAATTGCATCAGAAAACTATACTAGTAATTATGTCATGTATGCACAAGGTTCACAATTAACGAACAAATATGCAGAAGGTTATCCTGAAAAACGTTACTATGGTGGTTGTGAATACGTAGATATTGTAGAAAAATTAGCAATTAATCGAGCAAAAAAGCTTTTCAACGCTGATTATGCTAATGTGCAACCGCATTCAGGATCTCAAGCTAATTTTGCTGTTTATACCGCATTGCTAAATCCTGGTGATACAATATTAGGAATGAAATTATCTCATGGAGGTCATTTAACACATGGTTCTTCTGTAAATTTTTCAGGGAAAATATATAATGTCATTGGATATGGCGTAGATAAAAATGGAGAAATTGACTATCAAGAAATGTTGAAATTAGCAAAAAAATATAAACCTAAGATGATTATTGGTGGTTTTTCAGCATATTCCGGAGTTTGTAATTGGTCAAAAATGCGCAATATTGCTGATGAAATTAATGCTTATTTTGTTGTTGATATTGCTCATATTGCTGGATTAATAGCTGCAAATCTTTATCCTAATCCTATAGATTATGCGCACGTGGTAACAAGTACAACACATAAAACATTAGCAGGTCCTCGAGGTGGTTTGATTCTGGCTAAAAATGGAACTGATGAATTCTATAAAAAAATAAATTTATCTGTTTTTCCAGGTGCACAAGGTGGACCACTTATGCATGTTATTGCCGCGAAAGCTATTGCTTTTAAAGAAGCTTTAGAACCTAGTTTTAAAATATATCAAAAACAGGTAATTAAAAATGCCAAAATTATGGTTCAATCTTTTTTAAAAAAAGATTATCAGATTGTATCTGGAAATACATCTAATCATTTATTTTTAGTAGATTTAACAAATAAAGAAATAACAGGACAAGAAGCTGATATTGCTTTAGGAAAATGCAACATCACTGTTAATAAAAACACTGTTCCGAATGATTTAAGAAGTCCTTTTATTACTTCTGGAATTCGTATTGGAACACCTGCTGTCACAAAAAGAGGTTTTAAAGAAAACGAAATATTACAAGTATCAGATTGGATAATTCATATTTTAAATAATATTAAAAACAAAAATAGCTTTATTAATATAAAAAATGAAGTACTAGAACTTTGTTCAAAGTATCCTGTTTATATTTAA
- a CDS encoding inositol monophosphatase family protein — translation MHPMLNIAIRAIRRGGNIIVQNYDTQKFIKEDIDKKKIFIKNIMYKTYRIINEVIYKSYPNHVILNKNTDFIKNENNTLWIINELDGKNNFIKNFPHFCISIAVVIKNNTEISVIYDPIRNDLFTAVKGQGSQLNGYRIRCTNINSLNYTTVAVNLPLKNYEQSLSYLDIYKKLLSCGISLRCTGSTVLDLAYVASGRIDCLFDFNPKPINLIAGKLQAREAGCLTSNFTENSNDRNDHTSNLTSSPKFIRLITEKIRQYYSFKN, via the coding sequence ATGCATCCAATGTTAAATATTGCTATTCGTGCAATTCGAAGAGGAGGCAACATTATTGTTCAAAATTATGATACTCAAAAATTTATTAAAGAAGATATAGATAAAAAGAAAATATTTATTAAAAATATAATGTATAAAACATACAGAATAATTAATGAAGTAATTTATAAATCTTATCCAAATCATGTTATTTTGAATAAAAATACTGATTTTATAAAAAATGAAAACAACACCTTATGGATTATTAATGAATTAGACGGAAAAAATAATTTTATTAAAAATTTTCCACATTTTTGTATATCTATTGCTGTTGTTATAAAAAATAACACAGAAATATCAGTGATATATGATCCTATAAGAAATGACTTATTTACAGCTGTGAAGGGTCAAGGTTCACAGTTAAATGGTTATCGTATTCGATGTACTAACATTAATAGCCTAAACTATACTACGGTAGCCGTCAATTTACCTCTTAAAAACTATGAACAATCTTTATCTTATTTGGACATATACAAGAAATTACTTTCATGTGGAATTTCCCTTAGATGTACTGGTTCTACTGTACTAGATTTAGCTTATGTAGCTTCTGGTAGAATAGATTGTTTATTTGATTTTAATCCAAAACCCATTAATCTTATAGCAGGAAAATTACAAGCAAGAGAAGCAGGTTGCTTAACTAGTAATTTTACTGAAAATAGTAATGATCGTAATGATCATACTTCAAATTTAACTAGTAGTCCGAAATTTATTAGATTGATTACTGAAAAAATACGTCAATATTACTCCTTTAAAAATTAA
- the rlmN gene encoding 23S rRNA (adenine(2503)-C(2))-methyltransferase RlmN: MHKGINIQNISDYKINLLDLNRKEIELFLVSLGAKKFVTEQLMKWIYNYNCSNFDLMSNLKKDMRKKLSEKSYIFASNFIEEKVSYDGTIKWITSIDKQKIETIYIPEKKRATLCVSSQIGCSLKCKFCATGQQGFNRNLKVSEIISQIWQANKKLKEKKNNSIITNIVFMGMGEPLLNLNNVISAIKIILDKNGFGLSKRRITLSTSGIVPALDKLSKKIDVSLAISLHAPNDFIRNSIMPINKKYNIKAFLYSVSQYLKGSHANRGGVTVEYVMLSGINDSNENAEELANILKKIPSKINLIPWNFFKNANFACSSNNRINIFANILRKKGFNTTIRKNRGQDINAACGQLTGEIINRIKN, encoded by the coding sequence ATGCATAAGGGTATTAATATACAAAATATTTCTGATTATAAGATCAATTTACTGGATTTAAACCGTAAAGAAATAGAACTTTTTCTTGTCTCTCTTGGGGCAAAAAAATTTGTTACAGAGCAACTTATGAAATGGATTTATAATTATAATTGCAGTAATTTTGATTTAATGTCAAATCTTAAAAAAGATATGAGAAAAAAATTAAGTGAAAAATCCTATATATTTGCGTCAAATTTTATAGAAGAAAAAGTGTCTTATGACGGTACCATAAAATGGATTACATCTATTGATAAACAAAAAATAGAAACTATTTATATCCCCGAAAAAAAACGTGCCACTCTTTGTGTTTCTTCACAAATTGGTTGTTCTTTAAAATGCAAGTTTTGTGCTACTGGACAACAAGGTTTTAACAGAAATTTAAAAGTTTCTGAGATTATTTCTCAAATTTGGCAAGCAAATAAAAAGTTAAAAGAAAAAAAAAATAACAGTATAATTACTAATATAGTTTTTATGGGAATGGGAGAACCTTTATTAAATTTAAACAATGTTATTTCTGCAATAAAAATTATTTTAGATAAAAATGGATTTGGATTATCAAAACGTCGTATTACTCTTTCTACTTCAGGAATTGTTCCTGCCCTAGACAAATTAAGTAAAAAGATTGATGTTAGTTTAGCCATATCTTTACATGCACCAAATGATTTTATTAGAAATTCAATTATGCCAATAAATAAAAAATATAATATAAAAGCTTTTTTGTATTCTGTTTCTCAATATTTAAAAGGTTCTCACGCAAACAGAGGTGGTGTTACTGTAGAATATGTAATGCTGAGTGGTATTAATGATTCAAATGAAAATGCTGAAGAATTAGCAAATATTTTAAAAAAAATACCTAGTAAAATAAACCTTATTCCTTGGAATTTTTTTAAAAATGCAAATTTTGCGTGTAGCAGTAATAATAGAATTAATATTTTTGCAAATATTTTAAGAAAAAAAGGTTTTAACACAACGATTAGAAAAAATAGAGGTCAAGATATTAACGCTGCGTGTGGTCAATTAACTGGAGAGATAATTAATCGTATTAAAAATTAA
- the hisS gene encoding histidine--tRNA ligase has translation MNKKINSVRGMHDYLPEELKIWKKVENIIKQILTSYCYEEIRLPILEKTKIFQRAIGNVTDVVEKEMYSFKDRKGNSLTLRPEGTVGCVRAMIENNLFFKKKQRFWYLGPMFRYERPQKGRYRQFYQLGVEVFGLNTADIDLEIILLISRLWKCLGVDPYVKLEINSIGSKLDRIKYQKELVFFLEKHKNFLDEDSKKRLYTNPFRILDSKNTVLQKILKKAPLLKNYINSSSINHFNILCNMMNSHEIKYIHNHNLVRGLDYYNSTVFEWKTDQIGSQNTICAGGRYDSLVQELGGNKTSAIGFAIGIERLVLLIRSLNILSCKEEEINIYIIFIGESNKVYAIRLSEEIRNIYPKLKIFVDFLTCSLSKKIKNAVASSAHIAILIGTNEIKKNCFLLKDLKKGKEYFFSKSELILKIKKFFNK, from the coding sequence GTGAACAAAAAAATTAATTCAGTAAGAGGAATGCATGATTATCTTCCTGAAGAACTAAAAATTTGGAAAAAAGTAGAAAATATTATAAAACAAATATTAACTAGTTATTGTTATGAAGAAATTAGATTACCTATATTAGAAAAAACTAAAATTTTTCAAAGAGCTATTGGCAATGTAACTGATGTAGTTGAAAAAGAAATGTATTCTTTTAAAGATAGAAAGGGAAATAGTTTAACTTTACGTCCTGAAGGAACAGTAGGTTGTGTACGTGCTATGATAGAAAATAATTTATTTTTTAAAAAGAAACAAAGATTTTGGTATTTAGGTCCTATGTTTAGATATGAAAGACCACAAAAAGGTCGATATCGGCAATTTTATCAGTTAGGAGTTGAAGTTTTTGGGTTGAATACAGCCGATATTGACTTAGAAATTATTTTATTAATAAGTCGTTTATGGAAATGTTTAGGTGTTGATCCTTATGTAAAATTAGAAATTAATTCCATTGGTTCAAAATTAGATCGTATTAAATATCAGAAAGAATTAGTTTTTTTTCTTGAAAAACACAAAAATTTTTTAGATGAAGATTCTAAAAAACGCTTATATACCAATCCGTTCAGAATTTTAGATTCTAAAAATACTGTTTTACAGAAAATTTTAAAAAAAGCTCCACTATTAAAAAATTATATTAATTCTTCTTCAATTAATCACTTTAATATTTTATGTAATATGATGAATTCACACGAAATAAAATATATACATAACCATAATTTAGTACGAGGATTAGATTATTATAATAGTACTGTATTTGAATGGAAAACAGATCAAATAGGATCACAAAATACTATTTGTGCCGGAGGAAGATATGATTCTTTAGTTCAAGAATTAGGTGGAAATAAAACATCTGCAATAGGATTTGCAATAGGTATTGAACGTTTAGTTTTGTTAATACGATCTTTAAACATTCTTTCTTGTAAAGAAGAAGAAATTAATATTTATATTATATTTATAGGAGAATCAAATAAAGTTTATGCAATAAGGTTATCAGAAGAAATCAGAAATATATATCCTAAATTAAAAATATTTGTAGATTTTTTAACTTGTAGTCTTTCAAAAAAAATAAAAAACGCTGTAGCTTCTTCAGCTCATATAGCAATTTTAATAGGTACAAATGAAATAAAGAAAAATTGTTTTTTATTGAAAGATTTAAAAAAAGGAAAAGAATATTTTTTTTCAAAAAGTGAACTAATACTAAAAATTAAAAAATTTTTTAATAAATAA
- the bioB gene encoding biotin synthase BioB translates to MNRKWNLEDTKKIFEKPFFDLIFEAQKKHREHFDPNKIQISTLLSIKTGACPEDCKYCPQSSRYKTGLKKEPLLEIEQILKAAKKAKSSGSTRFCMGAAWKNPKEKDMPYLEKIIKEVKKMGMETCMTLGTLNNSQAKKLASAGLDFYNHNLDTSSNFYSSIITTRTYEERLNTLKKVRNSGMKICSGGIIGLGEKKQDRMELLMELSNLSIQPESVPINMLVKIPGTPMEKNENVDPFEFIRVVAATRIMMPKSYIRLSAGRENMNDQTQAMCFMAGANSIFYGCKLLTSSNPKEEKDQKLFQKLNLFPDYKTKSITEENKNYENLKISNLSKEKYYNAAI, encoded by the coding sequence ATGAATCGAAAATGGAATCTAGAAGATACAAAAAAAATTTTTGAAAAACCTTTTTTTGATCTTATATTCGAAGCTCAAAAAAAACACCGTGAACATTTTGATCCTAATAAAATACAAATTAGCACATTACTATCAATCAAAACCGGTGCATGTCCAGAAGATTGCAAGTATTGTCCACAAAGTTCGAGATATAAAACTGGTTTAAAAAAAGAACCATTATTAGAAATAGAACAAATTTTAAAAGCTGCAAAAAAAGCTAAATCTTCAGGTTCAACTCGATTTTGCATGGGCGCTGCATGGAAAAATCCTAAAGAAAAAGACATGCCATATTTAGAAAAAATTATCAAAGAAGTAAAAAAAATGGGAATGGAAACCTGTATGACTTTAGGAACATTAAATAATTCTCAAGCAAAAAAATTAGCTAGTGCAGGTTTAGATTTCTATAATCATAATTTAGATACATCTTCTAACTTTTATAGCAGTATTATAACAACTCGTACATATGAAGAACGTTTAAATACCTTAAAAAAAGTTCGAAATTCAGGTATGAAAATTTGTTCTGGAGGAATTATTGGTCTTGGAGAAAAAAAACAAGATCGTATGGAACTTCTAATGGAATTATCTAACTTATCTATTCAACCAGAAAGTGTGCCAATAAATATGTTAGTAAAAATACCAGGAACACCCATGGAAAAAAACGAAAATGTAGATCCATTTGAGTTTATTAGAGTAGTTGCTGCCACAAGAATTATGATGCCAAAATCTTATATTCGATTATCTGCAGGTCGTGAAAATATGAATGATCAGACTCAAGCTATGTGTTTTATGGCAGGAGCAAATTCTATTTTTTATGGATGTAAATTATTAACTTCAAGCAATCCAAAAGAAGAAAAAGATCAAAAACTTTTTCAAAAATTAAATCTTTTTCCTGATTATAAAACAAAAAGTATTACTGAAGAAAATAAAAATTATGAAAATTTAAAAATATCTAATTTAAGTAAAGAAAAATACTATAATGCAGCAATATAG
- the sohB gene encoding protease SohB, producing MNLLLSYELFLAKTITFLFIIFLIPLTYNIIKRKRKDKKKFKIILLEKKYKSIKKTILLSKMNRFERKNWIKEEKKKDKESEKKNKNKILISRKKTLFILDFKGGIHANEVIGLREEISAILLVANQDDEVLLRLESAGGVIHGYGLAAAQLERLRQNKIRLIVCIDKIAASGGYMMACVADYIISAPFAIIGSIGVVGQLPNFNKLLKKHDIDIELHTAGDYKRTLTMFGKNTDLTRKKFCEELNITHGIFKKFIKKMRPSLDIENVSNGEHWFGTIAFKKKLVDEINTSDSILMSKMKEEYTLLNIQYIYNNKKLENFTSLIIENIKSIMIKIFSF from the coding sequence TATTTTTTTAATACCATTAACTTACAACATAATAAAAAGAAAAAGAAAAGATAAAAAAAAATTTAAAATAATTTTATTAGAAAAAAAATATAAAAGTATAAAAAAAACTATTTTATTATCTAAGATGAATAGATTTGAAAGAAAAAATTGGATCAAAGAAGAGAAAAAAAAAGATAAAGAATCTGAAAAAAAAAATAAAAATAAAATTTTGATTTCAAGAAAAAAAACACTTTTTATATTAGATTTTAAAGGTGGAATTCATGCAAACGAAGTTATTGGATTAAGAGAAGAAATATCTGCAATACTTTTAGTTGCGAATCAAGATGATGAAGTTCTATTACGATTAGAAAGTGCAGGTGGTGTTATTCATGGATATGGTTTAGCAGCAGCTCAATTAGAAAGATTACGTCAAAACAAAATACGTTTAATTGTATGTATCGATAAAATTGCTGCTAGTGGTGGTTATATGATGGCTTGTGTTGCAGATTATATTATTTCAGCACCATTTGCTATAATAGGTTCAATTGGTGTGGTAGGTCAATTGCCTAATTTTAATAAATTATTAAAAAAGCATGACATTGATATTGAATTACATACTGCTGGAGATTACAAACGCACATTAACGATGTTTGGTAAAAATACAGACTTAACACGCAAAAAATTTTGTGAAGAACTAAATATAACACATGGAATTTTTAAAAAATTTATAAAGAAAATGAGACCATCTTTAGATATTGAAAATGTATCCAATGGAGAACATTGGTTTGGAACAATAGCTTTTAAAAAAAAATTAGTTGATGAAATTAACACAAGTGATAGTATTTTAATGTCTAAAATGAAAGAAGAATATACTTTATTAAATATTCAATATATTTATAATAACAAAAAATTAGAAAATTTTACATCTCTTATTATTGAAAATATTAAAAGTATTATGATTAAAATATTTTCTTTTTAA
- the bioD gene encoding dethiobiotin synthase yields MIKKIFITGTDTGIGKTTVSSILLKKANELGYKTAGYKPISSGTKKRKIISSRINKNRHKFINQDAIILKENSSVLLDYKEVNPISFSGNIPPHILSLIQKKVIRKKDLSLGLQHISQKSNWILIEGAGGWYTPLSEKNTFSDWVKEEKLEIIFVVGIKLGCINHAILTEKAILSENLTCLGWIANNIAPKNKYTSYYIQTLLSYIKSPLLGTIPYLKNKHTINIKKIKILVPE; encoded by the coding sequence ATGATAAAAAAAATATTTATTACTGGTACCGATACAGGTATAGGAAAAACAACTGTAAGCAGTATTTTATTAAAAAAAGCAAACGAATTAGGATATAAAACTGCAGGATATAAACCTATATCTTCTGGAACAAAAAAACGTAAGATTATATCTTCTAGAATAAACAAAAACAGACATAAATTTATAAATCAAGATGCTATAATTTTAAAAGAAAATAGTTCTGTTTTATTAGATTATAAAGAAGTAAATCCAATTTCCTTTTCTGGAAACATACCGCCTCATATACTTAGTTTAATTCAAAAAAAAGTTATAAGAAAAAAAGATTTATCTTTAGGTTTACAGCATATTTCTCAAAAATCTAATTGGATTTTAATAGAGGGGGCTGGTGGGTGGTATACACCTTTATCTGAAAAAAATACTTTTTCGGATTGGGTTAAGGAGGAAAAATTAGAAATTATTTTTGTTGTAGGAATAAAATTAGGATGTATTAATCATGCTATTTTAACTGAAAAAGCAATTCTTTCAGAAAACTTAACATGTTTAGGATGGATTGCTAATAATATAGCTCCAAAAAATAAATATACTTCGTATTATATCCAAACTTTGTTAAGTTATATTAAATCACCATTACTAGGAACAATTCCTTATTTAAAAAATAAACATACAATTAATATAAAAAAAATAAAAATTCTAGTTCCTGAATAA
- the topA gene encoding type I DNA topoisomerase: MCKSLVIVESPIKAKTISKYLGNKYIVKSSVGHVRDLISNKSKNKTNLKRSNLGCNEKETLVQQMGINPYKNWKAEYHILPGKEKIISELKDIANTVHYIYLATDLDREGEAIAWHLKEVIGGNSSKFRRVVFNEITKKSIEKAFKNIGKINMNRVYAQQARRFMDRIVGYMISPLLWKKISRGLSAGRVQSVAVRLIAEREYEIKNFIEDEYWKINLSLLSRENKKIIMDVTHYKNKTFLLKNKKEVNSTIERIKNLSFFVTDRRDKILKKKPPAPLITSTLQQASNLDLGFSVKKTMFLAQKLYEQGYITYIRTDSCFLSDYAIKKVRIYIENRYGSDYLPENPNIYSNQKYSQEAHEAIRPSDVQITNINNCDVDAIKLYKLIWNYFVASQMKSEKYKSIKTTVMADAFKLQSNTKIILFSGWTKALKKSKNINFEFPILDIGSVLLLDEVLPNQIFTKPPPRFSESSLVRELEKRGIGRPSTYAAIITKIKEKGYLKVKKNKFYATKIGEILITRLKKNFSDLVDYHFTARMEKSLDQISEKLINWKNLLNSFFDNFSQQLERAKKDPEEGGMELNITIPTEITCSICNKNMGIKTAITGVFLSCLGYNSEPHEKRCKNTINLISLNDLSKTKEEEKKEKSLNSKTRCKICNMVMDAYLINENFKIYICINNPSCSGYNLKKGEFEKNLNHSFKKIRCDKCKNDMLFKTGRFGKFFMCINNECKNTRKILPNGEISEPKLEPIPFPDILCKQSDTWFVLREGISGIFFAANNFPKSRETRSPFVEELAKFKHLLPKKLHYLASGPQKDNKGNKTIVCFNKLDKKQYIASKKEGKFTGWSAFFIDKKWCVFNK; this comes from the coding sequence ATGTGTAAATCTTTAGTTATTGTTGAATCTCCAATTAAAGCAAAAACTATAAGTAAATATTTAGGTAATAAATATATAGTAAAATCTAGTGTAGGACATGTACGAGATTTAATAAGTAATAAATCTAAAAATAAAACAAATCTTAAAAGATCTAACTTAGGATGTAATGAAAAAGAAACTTTAGTACAACAAATGGGAATTAATCCATATAAAAATTGGAAAGCAGAATATCATATTTTACCTGGTAAGGAAAAAATTATTTCTGAATTAAAAGATATTGCAAATACAGTTCACTATATATATCTTGCTACGGATTTAGATAGAGAAGGTGAGGCGATAGCATGGCATTTAAAAGAAGTAATTGGAGGAAATTCTTCTAAATTTCGACGTGTTGTTTTTAATGAAATAACTAAAAAATCAATTGAAAAAGCTTTTAAGAATATTGGTAAAATTAATATGAATCGAGTGTATGCACAACAAGCTCGTCGATTCATGGACAGAATTGTAGGATATATGATTTCACCTTTATTATGGAAAAAAATATCAAGAGGGTTATCTGCAGGTCGTGTTCAATCTGTAGCTGTTAGGCTTATAGCAGAACGAGAATATGAAATTAAAAATTTTATAGAAGATGAATACTGGAAAATAAATCTTTCTCTTTTATCTAGAGAAAATAAAAAAATAATTATGGACGTAACACATTATAAAAATAAAACATTTTTATTAAAAAATAAAAAAGAAGTAAATTCTACAATCGAAAGAATTAAAAATCTATCTTTTTTTGTTACTGATCGAAGAGATAAAATTTTAAAAAAAAAACCACCAGCTCCATTGATTACCTCTACTTTACAACAGGCTTCTAATCTTGATTTAGGATTTAGTGTAAAAAAAACAATGTTTTTAGCACAAAAGTTATACGAGCAAGGATATATAACTTATATAAGAACTGATTCTTGTTTTTTAAGTGATTATGCTATTAAAAAAGTTAGAATATATATAGAAAATAGATATGGAAGTGATTATTTACCTGAAAATCCAAATATATATTCAAATCAGAAATATTCTCAAGAAGCTCATGAAGCTATTCGACCATCAGATGTACAAATTACTAATATCAATAATTGTGATGTAGATGCTATAAAATTATATAAATTAATTTGGAATTATTTTGTTGCTTCTCAGATGAAATCTGAAAAATACAAATCTATTAAAACAACAGTCATGGCTGATGCATTTAAATTGCAATCAAATACAAAAATAATTCTTTTTTCAGGTTGGACTAAAGCTTTAAAAAAATCAAAAAATATTAATTTTGAATTTCCTATATTAGATATAGGAAGTGTTTTGCTTTTAGATGAAGTTTTACCTAATCAAATCTTTACCAAGCCCCCACCAAGGTTTAGTGAGTCATCTTTAGTACGCGAATTAGAAAAAAGAGGTATTGGAAGACCTTCTACTTACGCTGCTATAATAACAAAAATAAAAGAAAAAGGGTATTTAAAAGTTAAAAAAAATAAATTTTATGCTACAAAAATAGGGGAAATTCTTATAACTCGATTGAAAAAAAATTTTTCAGATTTAGTTGATTATCATTTTACAGCTCGTATGGAAAAAAGCCTTGATCAAATTTCTGAAAAACTAATTAATTGGAAAAATTTATTAAATTCTTTTTTCGATAATTTTTCCCAACAGTTGGAAAGAGCAAAAAAAGATCCTGAAGAAGGCGGTATGGAACTGAATATTACTATTCCAACTGAAATTACTTGTTCTATATGTAATAAAAATATGGGTATTAAAACAGCTATCACTGGTGTTTTTTTAAGTTGTTTAGGATATAATTCCGAACCTCATGAAAAACGTTGTAAAAATACAATAAATTTAATTTCATTAAATGATTTAAGTAAAACAAAAGAAGAAGAAAAAAAAGAAAAAAGTTTAAATTCAAAAACAAGATGTAAAATATGCAATATGGTAATGGATGCTTATTTAATTAATGAAAATTTTAAAATTTATATTTGTATAAATAACCCCAGTTGTAGTGGTTATAATCTTAAGAAAGGTGAATTTGAAAAAAACTTAAATCACTCATTCAAAAAAATAAGATGTGATAAATGTAAAAATGACATGTTATTTAAAACTGGTAGATTTGGAAAGTTTTTTATGTGTATTAATAATGAATGTAAAAATACAAGGAAAATTTTACCTAATGGTGAAATATCAGAACCAAAGTTAGAACCTATTCCATTCCCTGATATATTATGTAAACAATCTGATACATGGTTTGTTTTACGAGAGGGAATCTCTGGTATTTTTTTTGCTGCAAATAATTTCCCTAAATCACGCGAAACAAGATCGCCTTTTGTCGAAGAACTTGCTAAATTCAAACATTTATTACCAAAAAAATTACACTATTTAGCTAGTGGACCTCAAAAAGATAACAAAGGAAATAAAACTATAGTTTGTTTTAATAAATTAGATAAAAAGCAATACATTGCTTCTAAAAAAGAAGGAAAATTTACAGGTTGGTCGGCCTTTTTTATTGATAAAAAATGGTGTGTTTTTAATAAATAA